AAACCGTTCATGAAATCTGTCGTTCAGTGTGCTCTATCTTACGTATATGACTCGCAACAGGTAGACAGTCTTTTACCTCAAtcaagtatgtacctacttccATTACAGCTACAACaaccaataataaatataaaataaaaagaaaaattaacggCGCCCCTACACaagaaatgttttatttgtcttgcagttcgtgtcatccacgaagacgcgcctcGCTCCTCCTTCCAATCGCCTATAGTACCTACATGTGCGGTGTGCAACCTTTTACTACTATAGTAGTTCTgtctatacacattaattagtagaCATAACTACTACATAGCCAAAAAGTTGCCGATTTGTACtataagcgattaggaagaagagcggggcgcgtcttcgtggatgacacaaactataggtatatgatgtcatttaaaatccggagtattttttattttcgaaaTATGCCGAGAGCAACTCTGCATATTTCGGGCGtccggccagccgtagaggaccgcgtcctttggcctactacgggtTCAAAGCTGATCagcattaggcattagctgtaaggtgcaatttgttatttgaaataataaataaatcatccttccttgcttttcactaatatgtttttttaacacagtatcttttgttcgtttccgagctttgctgtttcctgcagcttagccatgcacaaaagttttgagacactctgcaccttcggttttatgctGAACTCTGCTCTTGGTATTTGCGTAAGcccaaaaattatataaatttggtatcgacataaagaaaaatagacaaataataataattgatcaatattgttactgacttacgaaacaaatacattgtaaataaaatgtgatagtacaggatccgcggagtgcgagttctacttgaacttggccggttccgcgtaCCGAAATCGTATGGTCAGGGTCggtgcgcggggcccccctatgcgcggggcccttagcatatgctttttctgctgttcggttaatccgccactggctctaactttttatgtatttatatgtctgttaatcatgagaaccggtctggcctactgggcagtaaccctgcctatgaagccgatggtcccaggttcaaatcctggtacgggcacttatttgtgtgatgcgtatttgttcctgagtcatgtgtgttttctatgtatatatcgctgtctaactacccacaacacatgtcttactgagcttcctatgggattaagtcaatttgtgtaataatgtcgtataatattttttattgatcacaaaaagagagattaatttacttagatttcagattaatatattaattaattactagattataaaatatatatcaaataatgaccattaatgcttAGATgctagataattttccactgaaaatcttcgacgaattaattttatGTCATATTGCATGAATTTTTCaagaaatttcacatattttattttattacttacactgatatacaaataaacatacaattatcgatagttttagtacatccctagttcacaactaaaaataatataaaatatctaattttcgatgtgtttaaagcctgctgcaccaagataaggtcaaaagtatctaaagcaatacgtaccggtctgtatccaagggaaatttcgccataaaattccttttttcgtgattttctcgagtggctcgcttgccacatatttcacacttagtgacccgttttctcggtggcattgtaacaaagtcgctctttactctgatcacggttcactattttcgatattttcactaaataataaagaaattgcacgaaatacccgaacaaaacattgaagccttcataagttcataacaaacaaaacaattaggcagacagttgacttgatgtaaacttgacagaataaatagcactgacgttttatttttcttcgttggcaaagatttgcgaaacaagttccatacaaaacttattttgttcctagttgcgtcagcctggttggataagacacggtaACTGTGACAGATGGTGACAGACAACAAAGCGGTAGTCGATAGTCGATACGCGGAAAAAGTCAATAAAGTGCCTTCACAGTGAGCATTTAAGTTTCTTTGACGATAAATCAAATCCACGtgttattgatattttacacAGATATGTCTTTGATAAATTGATTTACTATTATATATTGTACAACTGACCATTTATATTTTCGTATTAATtgacaaagagcatataatcactacgttttaagagacgggacttccatactagcgagtggactcAGTTTgattcgcaaatcattaccaaaatctacgacaaagaactgtcaaggaaccataataccaacataaccgattttaatagtgtagtacgctacacgcttgcgattcttatcgatatcgataaaatggggagggttgaaacataggctcctgtctacaaatcttgtactcgaaatcagattagcatcgagtccacatttaagttgtatgttatatagtggataggtcaggcttaatgtggacccgaattattttaatacagtttttaagtcgtgttttttattttttatttaaagctttattttcaaaaagttctgcacatacatgtttcaataaatgttacttttctatgggaagatgtatcgtcaggtcttcgttcccaacaaatttgacccactgcctgcatctgaaaacatacagccttggacaaacatgactttaaatatctacagtttatattccaagtatttgctaatgagatgatcaactgattatttagcgctaatatgcatctaaaaatcatgtttttcggcatccagttatcaacaaccctttatcaatgctctaactttttatgtatttatatgtctgttaatcatgataaccggtctggcctactgggcagtaaccctgcctatgaagccgatggtcccaggttcaaatcctggtacgggcatttatttgtgtgatgcgtatttgttcctgagtcatgtgtgttttctatgtatttatatgtatatatcgttgtctaagtacccacaacacatgtcttattgagcttcctatgggattaagtcaatttgtgtaataatgtcgtataatattttttattgatcataaaaagagagattaatttacttacatttcagattaatatattaaataattactagattaaaaaaaaatgtcaaataatgaccattaatgcatagatgctagataattttccactgaaaatcttcgacgaattaattttgtgtcatattgcatgcaagttcacaggaaatttcacatattttattttattacactgatatacaaataaacttacaattatcgatagttttagtacatccctagttcacaactaaaaataatataaaatatcaaattttcgatgtgtttaaagcctgctgcaccaaaataaagtcaaaagtaactaaagcaatacgtaccggtctttatccaagggaaatttcgccataaaatctctttttcgtgattttcttgagtggctcgcttgccacatatttcacacttagtgacccgttttctcggtggcattgtaacaaagtcgctctttactctgatcacggttcactattttcgatattttcactaaataataaagaaattgcacgaaatatccgaacaaaacattgaagccttcataacaaacaaaacaattaggctgacagttgacttgacgtatacttgacagaataaatagcactgacgttttatttttcttcgttggcaaagatttgcgaaacaagttccatacaaaacttattttgttcctagttgcgtcagcctgttAATTGATATCGTTAATAACTACAAACTTTGCGTAAACTGGATCTGTAACAGACGGGCGTACCGGAACGCGTCCTTTGTTCTGCCCGAAGCCAGTTTCATCGTGTGTGTTATAAAATATCAGACTAGATAGAAGACGTTAACCCGTGGAGTTAAAAGTAAAACGTATGTGTATAGTGCTTGTATAGTGTAACATtgatagtaatttttttaagtcgaATATTTTTCCAACAGGGGagatgtcatctccatacaaacgccaAACCTcacaaaattgtattaaattggTGTGACATTTGTCAACGTACCCTTCCCGTTTAAACAAAACACGTTTAACATAACACAACATatcaaaaacaacctacgtaatttggccGGGTTAGTTGTTGTCCACCATAAACTATACTAAATTTACAGTggggaacaaaaaaaaaagtgaaactgtaACAAGGACAAAccataatagcgctttctctgctactctaCTCCTACcaaaagatacataagactatcccggtCGGTCATCTCCACCACCGTTCATGCTTGATCCAGTTATACTAGATTCATGTATAATATAAAGGTGGTCCGCCGTACATCTGTTAAGTTGAAAGAGCTATGCTGACCGGACCAGGATCGCGGTCTGGCACGCCCGTCTGTAAAAGCTTTCATTGCTAactaactgtcaatgtcaacgTAATTGTCAATAGTATTTATATGCTATTGCTATTTGCTATGCATTTGTCACGTTTTGGATTACGAGCATTAAACTTGTTTACAGGATATTTCTGGAACTAAAATAGGTATTGAATTATTgtatttaccaataaatgtGTAGTTAACCGATGCACTTCTTAGATTAAACTTTCGGAACGTGCGAAAGTGTCACAGGTATAGTAGGTATACTGTATACGTGCTTTAGACGCTAAAACAGTATGTCGCTGGAGGAAATACGTATAAAAGAAGAAGACAAATGCATAAAAGAGGAGCCTCAGAGTGATATTGACCATGATCTAAGCACAGCCGGGCTGGACCCTGAAGTGCGTGTAAAGGCAGATTCTGAATGTGCCACAGATATACCAGAGAGCAAAGAGGATACAGACGATGTGAGACGGGATGAAGTGAAGAATGAGCTTGACCTGGCATGTGAACTGTTACGTCAGATTGAAATTGCCCACAGTAAGTTTTGTTAttgattttctttttaaaactaaataataataacaataacaggttttttataatgtgtttatatgtattttgtataactttttgtattttacttttatatccatattataaaatcctaacctaagatggaaagaaaataaagagaataattagaggcagaccaaaaaaagAGATTGTGGGATGACCTCTACGCTTTTTGCTGCAACTGGCGGGAACATGctccaaaccgtgatgagtggtcTGCCACTGcaaaaaggggaggcctttgcccagcagtgggatacaaAAAAGgctatatttaataataataataaaactccATGATAAGAGTGTGATgtaatataaatgaaaacttaaaaaaacttttattttattcttttatcATGGCCTAACTCTTTCTATAGTATTCTTCAAACTAGATGGGTACACTAACAAGAATCATTTCAATACAATTATGTAAGTTTGACATTTTTAGGTTATAGATTATATGGAGATGACATCTGTCACCTTCGAGCACCACAAGCTTCCGTCAGGGCGAAAGGGAGAAGCCCAAGCAAAATCTTACCATTCAAATCATTCTGCCCGTTTTTTGCGGGGAAAACATGCACACAGtcacacttctcactcactacatacaaaatcaaaTCTATAATGACGACACGAATACATaaaaaatgacacacgtcaaagacaaatcttgcacaccttgatctctttttgtgtatggaCGAGTCACAATACACAATACGCACcaccataggtacagttgtacctattcttcagcagaggggaaatagtacaaATGCCTCTCCCTTCCCGGTTCTTGGCTCCAAACCTGACACCCTACCCATTGagattgaaaaatattatagtctaGTTCAGCTCTCCAAaggtaaaaaaaacctaattttttttgcatcaaTACAATGTATAACCTTATGGGCAACAAATCATTCAATAAGTCCTGGAGGCCTTTGCCAAGCGGCACGCTGAGTTAAGAGACATACTCTAACTCAGAATAAAAGGGCTTaatacatagatagatagatattagatttgtttattatattattctgttCCATAGAAATGTAACAAATTGAAGTAATACTATGCTTTGTTACAGTTGCACTGGACTCTTTGTCTGAAACACGGATTAAAGAAGAGACAAATCCGGAGTTCTCATGTTGTATCAAGCAAATAGTGCAGCAGGAGTGTGTTGTCAAACTGGAGCGTATTCCTATTTATAGTTTGAAGAAATCTCAACGCTATTCATTTGCCAGGTTAACACTTACTCATACAGAAAATGAcaagaaaacaagaaaaaaatgcaACAAAAACACCCTTCAAGTTGCGAAGAAAGTTTACATTTGTAATACATGCAGCAAACCATTTGCATGGAGAGATACAATTATCAAACACTTACTAAATAAAGTGTGTAACAAAAGTAAGAAatcaaatatttgtgacatATGTCAAAAGAAGTTTCCGTACCCTTCGTCTTTACGTAATCATATGGTAACTCATTCAGGGGAGAAACTTTTCAAGTGTGAACTGTGTGGAACGAAGTGTGCCACTAAGAAATCCTTGAAACATCATGTGCTTAATCACATGAATGACCGTTCATTTTCTTGTGATATATGTTTCAGGAAATTTGActacgaaaaatatttaatcagaCATAAACTTTCTCACTCGGACGAGAAACCTTTTGAATGTGAAATTTGTGGAAAGCgaatgaaatacaaaaaaagtttgGATGACCATTTAGAAACGCACGGAATTTACAGTAAAAAGTTGTTTTCCTGCGACTTTTGTGAAAGTAAGTTTAGTCGAAAGTCACATTTGGCTATACATGAGAGGTCACACACTGGTGAGAAGCCTTTTCCATGTGAAGTTTGCAAAAAGAGTTTTACTTCAAACTCGGTGTTAACAAGCCATAAGAGAATACACACTGGGGAAAAACCTTATCCCTGCGATATGTGCCCAATGCGGTTCACAACAAGTGGAAGATTGAGTTTCCATAAGCAGAAGCATTTGAAAGCGAAGTATGAAGGTTCAGTCGGGAGCAAGTATTACGTGTAGTTATAATTTTCTTGCGGTAGtgtcaaaatcaaatttttactttttcgaTTTTGTATGTGATCCCAAAACTCGGGTTAGAAAATCCACGTAACTTCTTTCCCAACCATCTGCGGGCTGAGCACGGTCGTATTTTTATAGCTTGTCACGTTccaacaaatatgtaagtgcgaaagtgacaagtgataaaatgcaACAATGCTGCCACCACTGGAACAAGTGGTAGACTTAAAAACTccttaaaattaacttaatttatcACAACATACAGTGACGTCTCAGTGTCtcaatatacaggatgattcataATTTGTGATCAGGAATATGTATTTCTTACTCAGTATGTTTCGTATAAACACTTGTTcgtaagaatataaaaaaaactgtaaacatatttttcaataattcgtaattttttttaactcacaTTTACATATAACTAGGAAACAGGATTGAAATCGTTTCGTTTTAAAATTGAACGAAACACAAAAGCAATTCTATTCTATTTGATAGAgttaaaccaagataagttgataGCGATTTTGGCAGCCTAGACAGtggaaagtgttattttaaacattacttctatgaaattatgacgtttacttaacacttgcacaggctgggctatcaaaatcgctgccaacttagcttggcctGACTCTAATGATTTAAACTTCATGAAGGTAATTTATGGACCGTGGGAACTGGGACGCTAGAGGATACGAGAAAAGCAataaaatctttcagaattttTCCAACATAATTTTATTCCAGAAGTGTATTTcttgttaatagtacattacgattagggctgccatccgtccgggttttcccggatttgtcctagtttggagaCCGTccgggggaggggggggggtcaAGAAGTGTCCCggggaaaacccggacacttttcatgtaaggcagcacattaaaactacatgtaaaattaaaggtcttgtttttaaaaatattattttcagactcgtccggggaaaaaatgcgatttataccaaatgtccgggtttttttatatttgtccgggtttggcgaaattcgagatggcagcctaattacgatacaagtgcgaaaaataggaaattcgaaacgagtggcgataaattaaaacgcgaccgtagggagtgttttaaatcgacaagagttgcgaattacctattcgcacatgtatcgtataatgtttaacagtacatatggccctttaaatgttcgacacagtaacgttatacctatgctaattttcgcactagtgcggtaaagtagcaccatatgtactgtaaatcatGTTACATTATATGCTCATCTGCATAATAACAACAAATTTAAATGTAAgttttttacatgtaaaattggTGCTGAATTGTACAAATAAATGACACGCAATTAATAGTACAATTTAATAATtgtgttttgatatttatttatagatttaaGGCAGTGTTCCCTTACACTTATCACATAACTCAGGTGGTTACAGACACTCTTATAGACTGATCATTTGGGTtgatattatacaatactttcaCTGAAATAAATTGTTGAACAATTAGTCAAAAcagtcgatttaagtctactAATCTAGGAGCTTATAAAACATCTACATTGCAGCATTGACATATGTCTAAgcacgggccttacgggcaataagaatggggccagtacagcggtgttatgcacacgaattcgagccaatcgtgcacgTTATagaacgccacaacgcgattggttgatgagttcgcatcaggcgcgcgattggtcgcaacaagttgcgttagactgcacgattggctcgacttcgtgagtgacaccgctgaactagcaccattcttactGCCCGTAAGGCAcgttcttagatatatgtcaatgcttcTACGGATACATTTGATTGAAACTCATTTCAATATTTCAAATTGTTCACTTTAATTTCACtcatttgtaattaaattataaactaagtTAACATAAGACTATTTTCTAAAAAGAGACAATAATAACTAAAATGTTTACATAACAGAGTCATTAAAATGTTTCGGAGGTGTCCATACACAGAACAAACTCGTAAGTTCCGTAAACCCACCGAATTAGTCCACAATCTCCCAAAAGTAGCTCGAACATCTTAGTTTAGGTGTgactaatatttaaattacgtAAGTACTATGTTTTGgggcaaaatattttcatgaatGGAATATCTCCAGTATGCCAGAAAGAAAATATTCTCTAAAAATAACATTGGCAATGATAGTCACTGATTTTAGTTGTTGAGCCTTTTGGGGTTTACTTTACACTGGACTCTAAATAGATCAACAATTAATGTCTGTGACTgtacttaattaagtgttgAGTTTTAGTATTGGACTATGGTCGGGTGGTGTTTCGGTTTTGTTATGCCACTAGATGTAAATTATCAAGCAATACAATTATGTATCCGATACATTCATCATCGAAAACGGATTGAGAATTGAGATTATGACAttcatcttattattatgtttgtcaaatctgtcattggatttaattcgtgtagctaccgctgacctggcgctagttatgcacgcttaatgccgcgccacgatacgatccgaccggaccggtacagacCGGTACCACCTACGTCTACCTCACTTAAGACTTTTTTGAAGTAggcagaaaaaaaaagtgactaTGACAAGgtcaaacaataatagcgctttgtCTGCTACTCCTCCTGAAAGATACATgagactatcccgttctgtcagGTCCACTCCTACCACTCATGCCCAATCCATACTAAATAATAGATTCATGTGATTATAACTAGGTTGGGTAGCACCCGTTGACTGGCTTTCCTATAGAAAGTGTCCCCGAGTGTCCGTTGGTCGTATAGATGTAATAAGCCCATAACATGGCCACTTCATCAGTTGCCTCTGCGGATCGCCTCGCCCCTCCTTGACACTATTGACAGTTCCTTGTAGTCGCTTTTGGTTGGActaaattggaaaaaaatatgttttatcgCATGTTTATTACTTACgaagttataatataaaagtatgccatatattatattattccaAACAACGGTATAAGTATCAAAcagtaacaaacaaaaaataaaattatataaaatgtaaatttacttACACACTAACACCTACAGATCAGTAGGGGTAGATTAGTCagacattaaaacaaaaaaaaaaacatgcaatgaTACAGGAAGGAAAAATCATTATAAGAGCGCAATTTGGATTTATGTTTTTAAGAACtcacacatatatataaattataaattgaaataaatgtcatatattaaaaaaaagtgacgaATCTCTCCAATAGCGAAGGCCGGATTCGAACAGGCGTCCAGCAATCTGGGCTAACGCCTTGAACCCCTAGGCTAGCCCGCCACGGCGGAACCGGTCCCAATTTCTCGACTCAGGGACCGGTCCGGTATTCCCTTCGAGGGTTTTTGAAGGTGTATTTAGTaaggctttgcttaccaaagccgttgctaactaaaaccctttcatttggctttttaagCGCCTCATAATGCGGGTAAGCTGATACTCGTTCCTAAGCGCTAACCCCTTGAAGGGgtatcgattataaattataacgcttATGCGATTTTCAACTTTCGCttggtaaaataaaatcaaatattgcttatttatgtttaaagagAAGGATAAGGTGTCTTCATAGGTTAGGCGTCATGATTTTATGAATTAGGAAAAGGATACCCTTTCATTTAGCGGTGCCTGTGAAAGATAAACCCCTTCCTAGAGCTAAGTCAAATGAACGAGTAAGCCAATCGTTGGGGCTATTCGATGAACGGCTAAgccatttaaaggctttttttcTGTGAAGGGGTGGACGGGTCCCTGTCTCGACTAAATGCCATCTTAGTAAGACTAGGCGTCTTTGATCAACTCTAAGGGCGAGCAGTATGTGCTTGCACGTTCTGTACGAATCCCTCATGGGATTACTATACAGCGAGATAGACTAGTGCTGCCAACTATACACAACTTTATTAGGCCTTCACCAATGGAGGActtcgtcactttttctttactATATGAAatgtatttcagtttataacttGACGTTctggttattttttaattaatttgaatacATTTTGTTGTTTATGAACTAACCAAAGCACCATATAATACTAGTCAAATTTGCGCTCAAGATCTTTCGGAGACGCAACCTGATATCCGTGACAGAGCAACGATGCTGCACAATGCCGGTCGTAACTTGTCAACAGAGAGCTAATAGTATGTGCGTACATAaaacagtgtatgtaactgCACACCGTTAGGCATTTACACATTAGTGGGATCCTATTATGAAACTCACTTtgctcgtttcataaacccacactcgtagtTTAATGCctattattatgtagcagtcacataaagtACTAATTATGATATACAtgcatgtacattttttttacatttaattccaATGGCTCta
The DNA window shown above is from Cydia pomonella isolate Wapato2018A chromosome 28, ilCydPomo1, whole genome shotgun sequence and carries:
- the LOC133532939 gene encoding zinc finger protein OZF-like; this translates as MSLEEIRIKEEDKCIKEEPQSDIDHDLSTAGLDPEVRVKADSECATDIPESKEDTDDVRRDEVKNELDLACELLRQIEIAHIALDSLSETRIKEETNPEFSCCIKQIVQQECVVKLERIPIYSLKKSQRYSFARLTLTHTENDKKTRKKCNKNTLQVAKKVYICNTCSKPFAWRDTIIKHLLNKVCNKSKKSNICDICQKKFPYPSSLRNHMVTHSGEKLFKCELCGTKCATKKSLKHHVLNHMNDRSFSCDICFRKFDYEKYLIRHKLSHSDEKPFECEICGKRMKYKKSLDDHLETHGIYSKKLFSCDFCESKFSRKSHLAIHERSHTGEKPFPCEVCKKSFTSNSVLTSHKRIHTGEKPYPCDMCPMRFTTSGRLSFHKQKHLKAKYEGSVGSKYYV